In a genomic window of Erigeron canadensis isolate Cc75 chromosome 5, C_canadensis_v1, whole genome shotgun sequence:
- the LOC122601076 gene encoding glutamate receptor 2.8-like: MQHQGRFNFLVFFIVLLCVSVKASARYKFSHRRRSVQERVNSNGRGDVCADRFDIRLHVEDIIGPNWNIKKQGKSPCRTLVVWVPKKTGFTEFVKVNEHNEVEGGFSIAIFCYALQKLPFNVQPIFKPFVNDTGQMNGTYDELLKHIENRTCEAVAGDVTIRGNRAQYVSFTTPYLSAEVYMLVHATHEWNQTLWTFLRPFTKRLWESLISAYILIGITLAILEYRAKNPKFVGPFYRQLIMVIWFPISAFFFHEATLSSWLTLDQLRPKLPSSFENVGYQGGSFIKDLIIEQYNCSGHNLRSLNSYEDFKNALSDGSVNAVFDELPYIDLFLSKYGSDYMKHGPINQESGIAFAFARGSPLLQIFSEAVINVTESKTMMDMKRSMVSAQCDGDDDNAVVMGGDDW; the protein is encoded by the exons ATGCAGCACCAAGGTCGTTTCAATTTCCTGGTGTTCTTCATAGTCTTGCTATGTGTGTCAGTAAAGGCCTCGGCCCGATATAAATTCAGCCATCGAAGACGCTCTGTCCAGGAGCGAGTTAATAGTAATGGACGTGGAGATGTGTGTGCAG ACCGTTTTGATATACGACTTCATGTTGAAGACATTATAGGGCCCAACTGGAACATTAAAAAACAAGGGAAGAGTCCATGCAGAACATTAGTTGTGTGGGTACCAAAAAAGACGGGCTTTACTGAATTTGTTAAAGTCAACGAGCATAATGAGGTCGAAGGAGGATTTTCCATAGCAATATTTTGTTACGCATTGCAGAAATTACCCTTTAACGTTCAACCGATTTTCAAACCCTTCGTCAATGACACGGGACAGATGAATGGCACCTATGATGAACTCCTAAAGCACATTGAAAACCGG ACATGTGAGGCGGTCGCTGGTGATGTTACTATACGGGGAAATAGAGCTCAATACGTTTCATTTACGACTCCATATCTAAGCGCAGAAGTTTATATGCTTGTGCATGCTACACATGAATGGAACCAAACCTTGTGGACCTTCTTAAGACCATTTACCAAAAGACTATGGGAATCACTAATTAGCGCATATATCTTAATTGGAATCACGCTTGCCATTTTAGAATACCGAgctaagaaccctaaatttgTTGGCCCGTTCTATAGACAACTCATCATGGTCATATGGTTTCCTATTTCAGCGTTCTTCTTCCATGAAG CTACTTTATCCTCATGGTTGACACTAGATCAACTACGTCCCAAATTACCTTCAAGCTTTGAAAACGTAGGATACCAAGGCGGATCTTTTATTAAAGATCTTATTATCGAACAATACAATTGTTCTGGACACAATCTACGATCGCTCAATAGCTATGAAGATTTCAAAAATGCACTATCCGATGGTAGTGTAAATGCCGTATTTGATGAGCTCCCATACATTGATCTTTTCCTTTCTAAGTATGGGTCTGACTACATGAAACACGGACCCATAAATCAGGAATCTGGAATTGCATTT GCATTCGCCCGTGGATCACCTTTGTTACAGATCTTCTCTGAGGCGGTCATCAATGTTACTGAAAGTAAAACTATGATGGATATGAAGAGAAG TATGGtgtccgcgcaatgcgacggtgacGACGACAATGCGGTGGTAATGGGTGGTGACGACTGGTGA
- the LOC122598914 gene encoding glutamate receptor 2.8-like has product MKHQGLFHFLVFFFVLLCVSEKASAGYKFSHRRRSVQEFNINGRADVCADIIGPKWNITKKGKSPCTTLVVWVPKKIGFTEFVKVNEHNEVEGGFSIAIFCYALQKLPFNVQPIFKPFINVTGQMNGTYDDLLKHIEGQKCEAVAGDVTIRGKRTQYVSFTAPYLSSEVYMLVDAAHEWNQTLGTFLRPFTNRLWITLVCACVLIGITLAILEYRAGNPKFAIPFYRQLIMVMWFPISTFFFHEGKILNRCSKVVLVMWLCMIFVVVQIFTATLSSWLTLDQLRPKLPSSFQNVGYQGGSFIKDLITDQYHCKVQALNGYEDYKNALSDGSVNAVFDELPYIDLFLSKYGSDNYMKQGPINQESGIAFAFARGSPLLQIFSEAVINVTESETVMEMKRKYLGLSALDKSQPNRALPQSLDVQSFIGLFIFMGIVMIGSIIASEIFLLERNNKVQDQDDEEEGRED; this is encoded by the exons atgaagcaCCAAGGTCTTTTCCATTTCCTGGTGTTCTTTTTCGTCTTGCTTTGTGTGTCGGAAAAGGCCTCCGCCGGATATAAATTCAGCCATAGAAGACGCTCTGTCCAGGAGTTTAATATCAACGGGCGTGCGGATGTGTGTGCAG ACATAATAGGGCCGAAATGGAACATTACAAAGAAAGGGAAAAGTCCGTGCACAACACTAGTAGTGTGGGTTCCAAAAAAGATAGGTTTTACTGAGTTCGTTAAAGTCAACGAGCATAATGAAGTTGAAGGAGGATTCTCCATAGCGATATTTTGTTATGCATTACAAAAGTTACCCTTCAACGTTCAACCTATTTTCAAACCCTTCATCAATGTGACGGGGCAGATGAATGGCACCTACGATGACCTTCTAAAGCACATTGAAGGCcag AAATGCGAGGCCGTGGCGGGTGATGTCACCATAAGGGGAAAGAGAACTCAGTATGTTTCCTTTACAGCTCCTTATTTAAGCTCTGAAGTTTATATGCTTGTGGATGCTGCACATGAATGGAACCAAACCTTGGGGACATTTTTAAGACCATTTACCAACAGACTATGGATCACACTAGTGTGTGCATGCGTCTTAATTGGAATCACACTTGCCATATTAGAATACCGTGCTGGGAACCCAAAATTTGCTATCCCGTTCTATAGGCAACTTATCATGGTCATGTGGTTTCCTATATCGACATTCTTCTTCCATGAAG GAAAGATACTCAACAGATGCTCTAAGGTGGTTCTAGTTATGTGGCTTTGTATGATATTCGTAGTAGTACAAATTTTTACAGCTACTTTGTCCTCATGGTTGACTCTAGATCAACTGCGTCCAAAATTGCCTTCAAGCTTTCAAAACGTAGGTTATCAAGGCGGATCCTTTATTAAAGATCTTATTACTGATCAATACCATTGTAAAGTACAAGCTCTCAATGGTTATGAAGATTACAAAAATGCACTATCCGATGGTAGCGTAAATGCCGTATTTGATGAGCTCCCGTACATTGATCTCTTTCTTTCCAAATATGGGTCTGATAACTACATGAAACAAGGACCCATAAATCAGGAATCCGGAATTGCATTT GCGTTCGCTCGTGGATCACCTTTGTTACAGATCTTTTCTGAGGCAGTTATCAATGTCACTGAAAGTGAAACTGTGATGGAAATGAAGAGAAAGTATCTTGGATTATCCGCTCTTGATAAATCACAACCTAATCGTGCTCTTCCACAAAGTCTTGATGTTCAAAGTTTTATCGGATTGTTCATATTCATGGGTATTGTGATGATAGGTTCTATTATAGCATCAGAAATCTTCCTCCTAGAAAGAAATAAtaaagtccaagaccaagatgatgaagaagaagggCGAGAAGACTAG